Within Brachyhypopomus gauderio isolate BG-103 chromosome 4, BGAUD_0.2, whole genome shotgun sequence, the genomic segment GGAGCTGAGTGCCGTGGGTCTCTCAGCCTCCTGCCCTCccaacactccccccccccaacagagaaGTGACCCGGCCTGCTCCTCCGTACCCCCCCAAAGAAAATCTACTCATGCATGCAAATGTTTCTTTAATTCTTAAGATGCTCCTTGCTTTATAGCGCATGTTTTAAATTGCTGTATTACACTAATGATTATTGTGAAAATGGAGCAGCGCTGGCGGTGTTGAAAGCACCCTGGCCTAGCTAGCAGCATCTGTGTGGTGCTGGAAGCTGTTAGATTAGATTGGTTTTGAACTGTTCTGTTGGACTATAATTTGGAATTAAGATGGATTAGAACTGTTTTGTGTTAATCTACTTCTCAATTATTCCAAATTTTCACTTTGATTTGATTGGAAGAAAAGAGATGTTGAAACACAGATGTTCCTCGGGGTTAAGCAGTGTTGAGATCTTCGGTGTTGAATCACGCTTCAATCGCTTGCGTTTCCGTGGTtaggagtggtgtgtgtatgtcctgCGCCTGGTCATGTGCAGCGTTTGGTGTGTTCCCTGCAGGGTTTCTTCCGTCGCAGCCAGCAGAACAGCGCCGTGTACTCGTGCTCTCGCCAGAGGAACTGCCTGATCGACCGCACCAGCCGCAACCGCTGCCAGCACTGTCGCCTGCAGAAGTGCCTGACGCTCGGCATGAGCCGTGAcggtaagccccgcccccacgccACAGACCACGCCCACCCTCGCCCCGCCCCATGCCGCTCTGCCACGTGCACACTCCTCTGCCGCAAGAGAGCGATGCAGGAACTGTGTCTTCCTCCGATGACGGTGAGAGACGGAGGAGGAAGTGTGCCCTCATAATCTAGTGCTGCTGCCCCAGGCAAAGCAGTCAGGCCTGAACATTAGATTCAGCTTAATTTCCTCTGCTCTCACACTTTGGTTTTTCCGAACATCTTGTACTCCTGCGACAGCTTTTATCAGCAGCAGTTTTTTCGCTGCAGTAGGATCTCCCAGCTTCTGAACACCCTGCCTCTCccaacacactaaacacacactaaacacacgcTAAAGACACACTAAAGACACGCTGACGCTGGCACACTGTATATATGCAGATTTTTCTCCTCTAAAATCTTTGCTCCTCTAAGCAGTGGATGTGAATTGCATGCCCAAACACacgtaaaaacacacacacacacacacacacacacacacacacacacacacacacacacacacacacacacacacacacacacacacacacacgctcactcccTCTTCCTGACCCCCTCTGTTCCTTCCCATCAGCGGTGAAGTTTGGCCGTATGTCCAAAAAGCAAAGGGCCTGCCTGTATGCGGAGGTCCAGAAGCACCAACAGTCTCAGGAGCATGGAGGTGGCGCGGGGGGCGGTCCTGTCCTGCCCTGCGGGGGGGAGGAGCCAGGCGAGAGTGGCAGCACGCAGGGGCGGGCCTACAGCCGCAGTTCCAGCTCCGCCCCCAGTGACTTGGATGAGTTTGGAGCCTTGCCTGATGGCCTGCTGTTCGACCTGCCCCTTACACCTGAGGGCGCCAGCGACTACAGCAGCCTGGAGCTACTGGGTGGCAGTGGTGGGAGCAgcccctcctcccagagctCCCCAGAGCAGAGCAGGGTGGAGTTCACCGATGGAGCAAACATCTCACTCGACTACCAGCCTCTGCATGAGATGGGGCTGTACCTAGACTCACCCCTTCACGGTCTGCCTGACGACTGCTCCCTGCTGGAGATAGGTCAGCTTCACTGGCACCAATCACACTCTCCCAACAATCCCCTAGACCCGCCCCCCTCAACACATGCTGTTTCTAACACGGCCACTCGCAGTGTGTCAGCAAGTCTTTAGCTCCAGGTCTGCATTCCACATTCCAGCCCTGGGTCATTCACTAGTACAAGCACTAGTACTGAGGTAGTAGATGTTCAGATGGCCACACGATGATCAGAAAACATAGGAGAGGAAATTGGATTTGAGAAATTACAAACTCTGTACCACAGAGAGGGTCAAATGCGCACCCTGATTGTGTAGCGAGAAGCTAACTAACCAAACTTGCTCTATGAGCAATGTCATGTTCATTTTGCATGGCAGATTTTCATTCTTAGAGATCATTTGTAGCTCTTTATACAGAAGAAAGatcaaattaaaataaaaagatAATGAAAATAAGAATCAAGTGTAAATGGATTCTATGGTCCGGGTGGTTGTGTCTGGCCTGTAAGGAATAATGTGATACACATTCATCAACCTCGTTCCTCAATGTGCAACATCATTTGAATATTTCCTCTTCTGGTGCACACAGCTGTGAGAACGCCTGTCTGAGTTAGCCTGTCTGAGTTAGCCTGTTTGAGTTGTCAGGACAGCACTATTTCAGCTCTGATTCGCTTAGATGTGGAATGACAGGAGTGGCTTGAGCGCCATGGAATCTATTACATCATATTACATCATAGCAAAACATTTCCAATATTTTATGGGCTGGCAGTAAGTGATCATGTGACCCAGATTTCATATGACATCCCAGGACTCCAGACAAAAAAGTTACTCAAGGAGTTTGTGGCTCCTAAAAGGGAAAAATTGGGtgccaataactttttctaCGTGCCATAATAAACTAATAAACATTGCAAAACTCACCTCATATTTTTGCCTCGCTACTTTCAACAAACTAACGCTTAGTGGAAAAGTATCAGCTGGGCTACACAACTTTGCCAGTCACGGTTGATGGAATTCCCGCAATAATTTGTTGATGGGCAGAGATGTTCATCTGAGTGGAGCTACAGCCCATCGTTGaatttttaaaatacaaactcaaaagaaaatggtggataTTTTTTCCAATTACGAAAAATTGTCAcccataaaaaatatataatgctGTTGTATCACCTGTCGCCACTGGCGAGTCAAATAATTATACTACctgcaaattaatatttatggtcgcgattgcAACCATTTTAGTTGCAGTCTGGAGCCCTACCTACAACAACATAAAAACATGGATGTGTGGAATTAGAGCATTAGTGCTTCATGTGTACATAGCTTCACTGCTTCCTAAGACTGTATTAAAGTTATTGACTCGGTTTAATGAATCAAACTAGTTTTTGAGtgtttatgcgtgtgtgtgtctgtgtgtgtgtgcgtgtgtgtagagcGCATCACCCAGAGCGTGGTGAAGTCCCATGTAGAAACGAATCAGTACACTCCTGAGGACCTGAAGCGTCTCTCCTGGACTGTCTACACAGCGGAGGAAACACGCGCCTACCAGAACCTGGTCAGCATCCCCAACCTTCAGAACACCAGTccagtacacacaccccacttcacaacaccagtacagcacacacaccccacttcacaacaccagtacagcacacacaccccacttcacaacaccagtacagcacacataccccacttcacaacaccagtacagcacacacaccccacttcacaacaccagtacagcacacacaccccacttcacaacaccagtacagcacacacaccccacttcacaacaccagtccagtacacacaccccacttcacaacaccagtacagcacacacaacccacttcacaacaccagtccagtacacacacacaccccacttcacaacaccagaacagtacacacaccccacttcacaacaccagtccagtacacacaccccacttcacaacaccagtacagcacacacaccccacttcacaacaccagtacagcacacacaccccacttcacaacaccagtacagtacacacaccccaATTCACAACACCAGTccagtacacacaccccacttcacaacaccagtacagcacacacaccccacttcacaacaccagtacagcacacacaccccacttcacaacaccagtccagtacacacaccccacttcacaacaccggtccagtacacacaccccacttcacaacaccagtacagcacacacaccccacttcacaacaccagtacagtacacacaccccacttcacaacaccagtacagtacacacaccccacttcacaacaccagtacagcacacacaccccacttcacaacaccagtacagcacacacaccccacttcacaacaccagtacagtacacacaccccacttcacaacaccagtacagcacacacaccccacttcacaacaccagtacagtacacacaccccacttcacaacaccattacagcacacacaccccacttcacaacaccagtacagtacacacaccccacttcacaacaccagtacagcacacacaccccacttcacaacaccagtccagcacacacaccccacttcacaacaccagtacagcacacacaccccacttcacaacaccagtacagtacacacaccccacttcacaacaccagtacagcacacataccccacttcacaacaccagtacagcacacacaccccacttcacaacaccagtacagtacacacaccccacttcacaacaccagtacagcacacataccccacttcacaacaccagtacagcacacacaccccacttcacaacaccagtacagcacacacaccccacttcacaacaccagtacagtacacacaccccacttcacaacaccagtacagcacacacaccccacttcacaacaccagtacagtacacacaccccacttcacaacaccagtacagcacacataccccacttcacaacaccagtacagcacacacaccccacttcacaacaccagtacagcacacacaccccacttcacaacaccagtacagtacacacaccccacttcacaacaccagtccagtacacacaccccacttcacaacaccggtccagtacacacaccccacttcacaataccagtacagtacacacaccccacttcacaacaccagtacagcacacacaccccacttcacaacaccagtacagcacacacaccccacttcacaacaccagtacagtacacacaccccacttcacaacaccagtacagtacacacaccccacttcacaacaccagtacagtacacacaccctacttcacaacaccagtacatcacacacaccccacttcacaacaccagtacagcacacacaccccacttcacaacaccagtacagtacacacaccccacttcacaacaccagtacaccacacacaccccacttcacaacaccagtacagtacacacaccccacttcacaacaccagtacagcacacacaccccacttcacaacaccagtccagtacacacaccccacttcacaacaccagtacagcacacaccccacttcacaacaccagtacagtacacacaccccacttcacaacaccagtacagcacacacaccccacttcacaacaccagtccagtacacacaccccacttcacaacaccagtacagcacacacaccccacttcacaacaccattacagtacacacaccccacttcacaacaccagtacagcacacacaccccacttcacaacaccattacagtacacacaccccacttcacaacaccattacagtacacacaccccacttcacaacaccagtacagcacacacaccccacttcacaacaccagtacagtacacacaccccacttcacaacaccagtacagcacacataccccacttcacaacaccagtacagcacacacaccccacttcacaacaccagtacagcacacacaccccacttcacaacaccagtccagcacacacaccccacttcacaacaccagtccagtacacacaccccacttcacaacaccagtacagcacacacaccccacttcacaacaccagtacagcacacacaccccacttcacaacaccagtacagcacacacaccccacttcacaacaccagtacagcacacacaccccacttcacaactcctgtccaacacacacacacacctgtatggGGCTACACACCTGCATGTCTAGCTAATCTAGCCAATCAAACAGTGAAGCTCTGCAGTAATAGTTGTGTACCGGTGGGTGTAATGTTGAGCCCGTGTGTCGGAGATCATATATTCAGACAGAGAGAGCCATGTCTGGTGCAGCCAGCTTTACCAAGCCAGCATCTCCTGTCAGCAAGTCAATATAATGTCACTTAATACTGCTGGACATCTAAGGCAATAACTGGTCCTGGGTCAGTTCTCATCATTCCGACGTGTTGCACGGGTGTGTTGTCCTCACTCTGCTGTGTTATCTCCACTGGTTTGCAGGCCACTGAGGTGATGTGGCAGCAGTGTGTGGTCCACGTCACCAACGCCATCCAGTACGTGGTGGAGTTTGCCAAGCACATAGCAGGTTTCATGGATCTCTGCCAGAACGACCAGATCATTCTCCTCAAAGCAGGTTGGCACATACCAAAACCACCACAaccactctgtctgtctctctctctccctgtcacatacacacacccaagtGGCCTCTTTTTTAAGATGCAAAATAATTTAATTGGCTGCACTAGC encodes:
- the rorca gene encoding RAR-related orphan receptor C a, yielding MRAQIEVIPCKICGDKSSGIHYGVITCEGCKGFFRRSQQNSAVYSCSRQRNCLIDRTSRNRCQHCRLQKCLTLGMSRDAVKFGRMSKKQRACLYAEVQKHQQSQEHGGGAGGGPVLPCGGEEPGESGSTQGRAYSRSSSSAPSDLDEFGALPDGLLFDLPLTPEGASDYSSLELLGGSGGSSPSSQSSPEQSRVEFTDGANISLDYQPLHEMGLYLDSPLHGLPDDCSLLEIERITQSVVKSHVETNQYTPEDLKRLSWTVYTAEETRAYQNLATEVMWQQCVVHVTNAIQYVVEFAKHIAGFMDLCQNDQIILLKAGCLAVLLIRTCRVYNPSSHTLLYDGKFARAELFKALGCDDLVNAVYDLAGSMSRLQLSEDALALFSAAVLLTPDRPWLTDKHQVQQLQEKVYVALQRCLTRGGAGEEKLAKMVAKLPIMKSICNLHIDKLEFFRLLHPETAYSFPPLYREVFGSELAFPDSTKG